Proteins from one Blattabacterium cuenoti genomic window:
- a CDS encoding type B 50S ribosomal protein L31 → MKKEIHPKNYRSVVFKDINNEKILICRSTVKTKEFIQLNGCNYPLYKMEISSYSHPFFTGEKKFLGKTGPAEKFKKKYEKYKKI, encoded by the coding sequence ATGAAAAAAGAAATACATCCTAAAAATTATAGATCTGTTGTTTTTAAAGATATTAATAATGAAAAAATTTTAATTTGCCGATCAACAGTAAAAACAAAAGAATTTATTCAACTTAATGGATGTAATTATCCATTATATAAAATGGAAATATCTAGTTATTCCCATCCATTTTTTACTGGAGAAAAAAAATTTTTAGGAAAAACAGGCCCAGCAGAAAAGTTTAAGAAAAAATATGAAAA
- a CDS encoding 3-oxoacyl-ACP synthase III family protein: MIQSIITGTGHYLPKKIIKSDYFLKHKFYDKKGLKIDKSNEEIINKFQKITEIEERRYINKGLLNSDIATIAAKRALMNSKIYKEKIDYIISAHNYGDIHPISYQSDLMPSISSRVKNKLQIKNKKCRPYDMIFGCPGWIEGMILADQLLKSKYAKNILITSSETLSKVIDPHDRNSMIFSDGAGAAVLSGIENIENEKNGIIYYETQCNNNEELYYLTNGPSLNTNYKKSLLNIRMNGRRIYEYALTEVPNMLKNLLDHANLHLKDVKKILIHQANAKMDYAILKRLLKLYNYTSFKNFNLSKIMPMTIKKFGNSSVATVPTLLDLILQGKMPSHEIRPGDIILMASLGAGMNINGMIYRFPKKNII, from the coding sequence ATGATTCAATCAATCATTACAGGAACTGGTCATTATTTACCAAAAAAAATTATAAAAAGTGATTATTTTTTAAAACATAAATTTTACGATAAAAAAGGATTAAAAATTGATAAATCTAATGAAGAAATTATTAATAAATTTCAAAAAATAACGGAAATAGAAGAAAGAAGATATATAAATAAAGGATTATTGAATTCTGATATTGCAACGATTGCAGCAAAAAGAGCTTTAATGAATTCTAAAATTTATAAAGAAAAAATAGATTATATTATATCAGCTCATAATTATGGGGACATTCATCCTATTTCTTATCAATCTGATTTAATGCCTTCTATATCTTCTAGAGTAAAAAATAAACTTCAAATTAAAAATAAAAAATGTAGACCATATGATATGATTTTTGGTTGTCCAGGCTGGATTGAAGGAATGATTCTTGCTGATCAACTTTTAAAATCTAAATATGCTAAAAATATATTAATTACTAGTTCCGAAACTTTATCTAAAGTTATAGATCCACATGATAGAAATTCTATGATCTTTTCTGATGGGGCGGGAGCTGCTGTTTTATCAGGAATAGAAAATATAGAAAATGAAAAAAATGGAATTATTTATTATGAGACTCAATGTAATAATAATGAAGAATTATATTATTTAACTAATGGTCCTTCTTTAAATACCAATTATAAAAAGTCTTTACTGAACATTAGAATGAATGGAAGAAGAATATATGAATATGCATTAACAGAAGTCCCAAATATGTTAAAAAATCTTCTTGATCATGCTAATTTACATCTAAAAGATGTTAAAAAAATTCTTATTCATCAAGCTAATGCAAAAATGGATTATGCAATTTTAAAAAGATTATTAAAATTATATAATTATACTTCTTTTAAAAATTTTAATTTATCAAAAATAATGCCGATGACTATCAAAAAATTTGGAAATTCTTCTGTAGCTACTGTTCCTACTTTATTAGATTTAATTTTACAAGGAAAAATGCCATCTCATGAAATAAGACCTGGAGATATTATATTAATGGCGTCTTTAGGAGCAGGAATGAATATTAATGGAATGATTTACCGTTTTCCAAAAAAAAATATAATATAG
- the ubiE gene encoding bifunctional demethylmenaquinone methyltransferase/2-methoxy-6-polyprenyl-1,4-benzoquinol methylase UbiE encodes MKKNSLKEKKIKNMFNHIYKKYDLINHILSFGMDFFWRKKIIYLLYQFNKNQGIKIQNILDLATGTGDLAILLAKKFDNSSCIIGLDPSDKMLQIAHNKIQKNSLENRIKLIQGYSQHIPFKNETFDAVTIAFGIRNFQFLHLSLKEIYRILKPLGILGILEFSQPSNYWINKIYYFYTHFIMNKIGNFISNNYFAYNYLKESIQSFSFYGKKMNKLLKYHKFNTVYTKKLTFEVTSIYLSIK; translated from the coding sequence ATGAAAAAAAACTCTCTAAAAGAAAAAAAAATAAAAAATATGTTTAATCATATTTATAAAAAATATGATTTAATTAATCATATATTATCATTTGGAATGGATTTTTTTTGGAGAAAAAAAATAATTTATTTATTATATCAATTTAATAAAAATCAAGGAATAAAAATTCAAAATATATTAGATTTAGCAACTGGAACTGGTGATTTAGCTATTTTATTAGCAAAAAAATTTGATAATTCTTCTTGTATTATTGGATTAGATCCATCCGATAAAATGTTACAAATAGCTCATAATAAAATACAAAAAAATTCTTTAGAAAACAGAATAAAATTAATTCAAGGATATTCACAACATATTCCATTTAAAAATGAAACATTTGATGCAGTAACTATTGCTTTCGGAATAAGAAATTTTCAATTTCTTCATCTTTCATTAAAAGAAATATATAGAATTTTAAAACCTTTAGGGATATTAGGAATATTAGAATTTTCTCAACCATCTAATTATTGGATAAATAAAATTTATTATTTTTATACTCATTTTATTATGAATAAAATAGGAAATTTTATATCAAATAATTATTTTGCATATAATTATTTAAAAGAATCTATTCAATCATTTTCTTTTTATGGTAAAAAAATGAATAAACTTTTAAAATATCATAAATTTAATACAGTTTATACAAAAAAATTAACTTTTGAAGTTACCTCTATTTATTTATCAATAAAATGA
- a CDS encoding GH3 auxin-responsive promoter family protein: MIKYLSEYLTSTFLKKRIKNIEFFMRYPIEIQNQLMNQLILYAKNTEFGKKYGFCDIKKYQQFSERIPICKYSDLEYTIKKIRRGEKNILWPGKIKWFAKSSGTTNTKSKYIPVTNISMNECHYKAGKDMLSIYIHNHPKTKIFLGKAVRLGGSHELYKNYNTFYGDLSSILIQNTPFWAENICIPKKKIALMSEWETKLEKIVKETGHKDVRILLGVCSWLLIFLKKLLKKFNKKKINEIWSNIEVIFHGGVSLQPYIIQYNNLFEKSINYYNIYSASEGFFAIQDQKNVEDLLLLLNHGIFYEFIPLEDIKKNNPKIISIKNVELNKNYALVISTNSGLWRYIVGDTVKFTNLSPYRILISGRTTHYINSFGEELIIENAEKALNFTCLKTNSIIHEYTAGPFYMGEKNSGAHEWIIEFKKLPQDLNIFSKILDKELKSLNSDYEIKRYKNIILNPPIIHVARKGLFYDWLKKNKKLGGQNKIPRLSNDRKYIDSILKIE; this comes from the coding sequence ATGATAAAATATTTATCTGAATATTTAACATCTACTTTTCTAAAAAAAAGAATTAAAAATATAGAATTTTTCATGCGTTATCCAATAGAAATACAAAATCAATTGATGAATCAATTGATTTTGTATGCAAAAAATACTGAATTTGGAAAAAAATATGGATTTTGTGATATTAAAAAATATCAGCAATTCTCTGAAAGAATCCCTATATGTAAATATTCAGATTTAGAATATACCATAAAAAAAATTCGTAGAGGAGAAAAAAATATATTATGGCCAGGAAAAATAAAATGGTTTGCTAAATCTTCTGGAACTACAAATACAAAAAGTAAATATATTCCTGTAACAAATATATCTATGAATGAATGTCATTATAAAGCAGGAAAAGATATGTTATCTATTTATATTCATAATCATCCAAAAACAAAAATTTTTTTAGGAAAAGCTGTTCGGTTAGGAGGTAGTCATGAGTTATATAAAAATTATAATACATTTTATGGAGATTTATCTTCTATTTTAATTCAAAATACTCCTTTTTGGGCAGAAAATATTTGTATTCCTAAAAAAAAAATAGCTTTAATGAGTGAATGGGAAACAAAATTAGAAAAAATAGTAAAAGAAACAGGGCATAAAGATGTTCGTATTTTATTAGGTGTTTGTTCTTGGTTATTAATTTTTTTAAAAAAATTATTAAAAAAATTTAATAAAAAAAAAATTAACGAAATATGGTCTAATATTGAAGTAATATTTCATGGAGGAGTAAGTTTACAACCTTATATTATTCAATATAATAATTTATTTGAAAAATCTATTAATTATTATAATATATATAGTGCTTCAGAAGGATTTTTTGCAATTCAAGATCAAAAAAATGTTGAAGATCTTTTGCTTTTATTAAATCATGGAATTTTTTATGAATTTATTCCTTTGGAAGATATTAAAAAAAATAATCCTAAAATTATATCTATTAAAAATGTAGAATTAAATAAAAATTATGCATTAGTTATTTCTACTAATTCTGGATTATGGAGATATATAGTTGGAGATACTGTTAAATTTACTAATTTATCACCATATCGCATTTTAATTTCAGGAAGAACAACTCATTACATTAATTCTTTTGGAGAAGAATTAATTATTGAAAATGCAGAAAAAGCTTTAAATTTTACTTGTTTAAAAACAAATTCTATTATTCATGAATATACAGCAGGACCATTTTATATGGGAGAAAAAAATTCTGGAGCTCATGAATGGATTATAGAATTTAAAAAATTACCACAAGATTTAAATATTTTTAGTAAAATTTTAGATAAAGAATTAAAATCTCTCAATTCCGATTATGAAATTAAACGATATAAAAATATTATTCTTAATCCACCTATTATACATGTAGCTAGAAAAGGTTTATTTTATGATTGGTTAAAAAAAAATAAAAAATTAGGAGGACAAAATAAAATTCCTCGTTTATCTAATGATAGGAAATATATAGATTCTATTCTGAAAATAGAATAA
- the rpsO gene encoding 30S ribosomal protein S15, whose product MTEEKRKEIFKNYGKSIYNTGSSKVQVVLFTYRINHLSNHLKKNKKDFNTERALVKLVGKRKKLLKYIEKRDINSYKNIIKNLGLRK is encoded by the coding sequence ATGACTGAAGAAAAAAGAAAAGAAATATTCAAAAATTATGGAAAATCTATTTATAATACAGGTTCTTCAAAAGTACAAGTTGTTTTATTTACTTACAGAATTAATCATTTAAGTAATCATTTAAAAAAAAATAAAAAAGATTTTAATACAGAAAGAGCTTTGGTTAAATTAGTAGGAAAAAGAAAAAAATTATTAAAATATATAGAAAAACGTGATATAAATAGTTATAAAAACATAATTAAAAATTTAGGATTAAGAAAATAA
- a CDS encoding polyribonucleotide nucleotidyltransferase — MPDIVKETITLKDGRAITIETGELARQADGSATVRIGNTMLLATVVVSKEIKNEINFLPLTVDYREKYYAGGKIPGGFIKREGRPSDEEILTMRLVDRVLRPTFPEYFKREIQIMISLLSYDKNVLPDGLAGLAASTALSVAGVPFNGPISEIRIIRLKKKFIINPSLDQLKEADIDLIVGGSINSILMIEGEMKEIKENELLNILIKAHEAIKPQIEAQIRLSKKLSKKNFFFFEDEEKKSEKEKIENEFLKKELISFAYKEIEKIYNNFLSKKNRYNQEQIILKNFKKKFLIEEKKEIFIDQFYEEIKKKIIRNLILKKGIRLDGRTNTQIRSISSVVDYLPGVHGSALFSRGETQSLTTVTLGSSLDANKINNVIMENQEKFYLHYNFPPFSTGEIRPIRGVSRREIGHGNLAQRALKNIIPKNPYTIRIVSDILESNGSSSMATVCAASLALMDSGISIENPVSGIAMGLFIDNEKKIIISDIIGEEDYFGDLDFKITGTKNGITACQMDVKNIQGITYDILNKILIQAWEGRIYILQKMLEVLPQYRKKMKNNAPKIYTFNIPKDFIGSVIGPGGKVIQEIQSCTNTNILIEDKKDFGYIEIIGKDYEKIEKAIDRIKQITFIPELGKVYKAKVKSIKDFGAFVEIAKGVEGLLHISEIGWKRLNHIEEELHIGDIIDVKFLGIDEKNKKMKLSRKVLLPRPGKKND; from the coding sequence ATGCCAGATATAGTCAAAGAAACCATCACTCTTAAAGATGGTCGTGCTATTACTATTGAAACAGGAGAATTAGCTAGACAAGCTGATGGATCTGCAACAGTACGTATAGGTAATACTATGTTATTAGCTACTGTAGTAGTTTCCAAAGAAATAAAAAATGAAATAAATTTTTTGCCTTTAACAGTAGATTATAGAGAAAAATATTATGCAGGTGGAAAAATTCCTGGAGGTTTTATAAAAAGAGAGGGGAGACCTTCTGATGAAGAAATATTAACGATGAGATTAGTTGATCGTGTTTTAAGACCTACATTTCCAGAATATTTTAAAAGAGAAATACAAATTATGATTTCTTTACTATCGTATGATAAAAATGTTTTACCAGATGGATTAGCAGGATTAGCAGCATCAACAGCTTTATCTGTTGCTGGAGTTCCTTTTAATGGACCTATATCTGAAATACGTATTATACGTTTAAAAAAAAAATTTATTATTAATCCAAGTTTAGATCAATTAAAAGAAGCAGATATAGATTTAATAGTAGGAGGTTCTATTAATTCTATTCTTATGATAGAAGGAGAAATGAAAGAAATAAAAGAAAATGAACTTTTAAATATTTTAATTAAAGCTCATGAAGCGATTAAACCTCAAATAGAAGCTCAAATACGTTTATCTAAAAAATTATCAAAAAAGAATTTTTTTTTCTTTGAAGATGAAGAAAAAAAATCAGAAAAAGAAAAAATAGAAAATGAATTTTTAAAAAAAGAATTAATTTCTTTTGCTTATAAAGAAATAGAAAAAATTTATAATAATTTTTTATCTAAAAAAAATAGATATAATCAAGAACAAATTATTTTAAAAAATTTTAAAAAAAAATTTTTAATAGAAGAAAAAAAAGAAATTTTTATTGATCAATTTTATGAAGAAATTAAAAAAAAAATAATCAGAAATTTAATTTTAAAAAAAGGAATTAGATTAGATGGAAGAACAAATACACAAATTCGTTCAATATCTAGTGTTGTTGATTATTTACCTGGTGTACATGGTTCTGCTTTATTTTCTAGAGGAGAAACTCAATCTCTCACTACAGTTACTTTAGGATCATCTTTAGATGCTAATAAAATAAATAATGTTATTATGGAAAATCAGGAAAAATTTTATTTACATTATAATTTTCCACCTTTTTCTACAGGAGAAATACGTCCAATAAGAGGTGTTTCTAGACGTGAAATTGGTCATGGTAATTTAGCTCAACGTGCATTAAAAAATATTATACCTAAGAATCCCTATACAATACGTATTGTTTCAGATATTTTAGAATCTAATGGATCTTCTTCTATGGCTACAGTTTGCGCTGCGAGTTTAGCTTTAATGGATTCTGGAATTTCTATTGAAAATCCAGTTTCTGGAATCGCAATGGGATTATTTATAGATAATGAGAAAAAAATTATTATATCTGATATAATAGGAGAAGAAGATTATTTTGGAGATTTAGATTTTAAAATAACGGGAACTAAAAATGGAATTACAGCTTGTCAAATGGATGTTAAAAACATACAAGGTATTACATATGATATTTTAAATAAAATTTTGATACAAGCTTGGGAAGGTCGAATTTATATTTTACAGAAAATGTTAGAAGTATTGCCTCAATATAGAAAAAAAATGAAAAATAATGCACCAAAAATATATACTTTTAATATTCCTAAAGATTTTATTGGTTCTGTTATAGGTCCAGGAGGAAAAGTTATTCAAGAAATACAGTCATGTACAAATACAAATATATTAATTGAAGACAAAAAAGATTTTGGTTATATTGAAATTATTGGAAAAGATTATGAAAAAATAGAAAAAGCTATTGATAGAATTAAACAAATTACTTTTATTCCTGAATTAGGAAAAGTATATAAAGCAAAAGTAAAATCAATAAAAGATTTTGGAGCTTTTGTTGAAATAGCTAAAGGTGTAGAAGGATTACTTCATATTTCAGAAATAGGATGGAAAAGATTGAATCATATAGAAGAAGAATTACATATTGGAGACATTATTGATGTTAAATTTTTGGGAATAGATGAAAAAAATAAAAAAATGAAACTTTCTAGAAAAGTTCTGCTTCCTCGTCCAGGAAAAAAAAATGATTAA
- a CDS encoding sigma-70 family RNA polymerase sigma factor, giving the protein MRQLKITKQVTNRESESLDKYLHEIGKIPLLTPEEEVEYARRAREGDTLAINKLVNANLRFVVSVAKQYQNQGLSLCDLINEGNLGLIKGILRFDETRGFKCISYVVWWIRQAILQAIAEQSRSIRQPTNKLALLNKILKTLAQLEQELQRTPSAREIAEYLNMNEKDVEDSIKNSGRHVSMDAPLIEGEDSNLYDLVRSDESPRPDEHLEKESLRKDIKRILETLSERERRVIILHFGLNGSPPMTLEEVGQSCDLTRERVRQIESIALKRLKHSSRSKILKPYLG; this is encoded by the coding sequence ATGAGACAACTTAAAATAACTAAACAAGTAACAAATCGTGAATCTGAATCATTAGATAAATATCTTCATGAAATAGGAAAAATTCCATTATTAACTCCAGAAGAAGAAGTAGAATATGCACGTAGAGCAAGGGAAGGAGATACTTTAGCTATAAATAAACTTGTAAATGCAAATTTACGTTTTGTAGTTTCTGTAGCAAAACAATATCAAAATCAAGGTTTAAGTTTATGTGATTTAATTAATGAAGGAAATTTAGGATTAATAAAAGGAATACTACGTTTTGATGAGACAAGAGGATTTAAATGTATATCTTATGTTGTTTGGTGGATAAGACAAGCTATTTTACAAGCTATTGCAGAACAATCACGTTCCATTCGACAACCTACAAATAAATTAGCTTTACTTAATAAAATATTAAAAACTCTTGCTCAATTAGAGCAAGAATTGCAAAGAACTCCTTCTGCTAGAGAAATAGCAGAATATCTTAATATGAATGAAAAAGATGTAGAAGATTCTATTAAAAATTCGGGTAGACATGTTTCTATGGATGCACCATTGATAGAGGGAGAAGATTCTAATTTATATGATTTAGTTAGATCTGATGAATCTCCTCGTCCAGATGAACATTTAGAAAAAGAATCTTTAAGAAAAGATATTAAAAGAATTTTAGAAACTTTAAGTGAAAGAGAACGTCGTGTTATTATTTTACATTTTGGATTAAATGGATCTCCTCCAATGACTTTAGAAGAAGTTGGTCAATCTTGCGATTTAACAAGAGAAAGAGTAAGACAAATAGAAAGTATAGCATTAAAAAGATTAAAACATTCTTCTAGAAGTAAAATTCTTAAACCTTATTTAGGTTAA
- the tpiA gene encoding triose-phosphate isomerase: protein MKKKIVIANWKMNHDFHETTSFLRNLLKKIFEQKINHNKEIIIAPSFPFLHISNHILQGSPLKIAAQNIHQMDKGSYTGEVSASMLKSIGISKVILGHSERRKFFCEKNNILLEKIKIALKYGFNIIFCIGETYFERNKNQQFNVIKDQLKHTVFHFSENEIKFFHIAYEPIWAIGTGKSATYQQAQKMHEFIRSLFLKKYGENISNKISILYGGSINNFNAKDFFLQKDIDGGLIGNFSLNLENFLKIIYS from the coding sequence ATGAAGAAAAAGATTGTCATAGCAAATTGGAAAATGAATCATGATTTTCATGAAACAACTTCTTTTCTTAGAAATCTTTTAAAAAAAATTTTTGAACAAAAAATAAATCATAATAAAGAAATTATTATTGCTCCTTCTTTTCCTTTCTTACATATTTCAAATCATATTCTACAAGGAAGTCCTTTAAAAATTGCTGCTCAAAATATTCATCAAATGGATAAAGGTTCATATACAGGAGAAGTATCCGCTTCTATGTTAAAATCTATAGGAATTTCTAAAGTTATATTAGGACATAGTGAACGTAGAAAATTTTTTTGTGAAAAAAATAATATTTTATTAGAAAAAATAAAAATAGCATTAAAATATGGATTTAATATTATTTTTTGTATAGGGGAAACATATTTTGAAAGAAATAAAAATCAACAATTTAATGTTATAAAAGATCAATTAAAACATACTGTTTTTCATTTTTCAGAAAATGAAATAAAATTTTTTCATATAGCATATGAACCTATTTGGGCTATTGGAACAGGAAAAAGTGCAACATATCAACAAGCTCAAAAAATGCATGAATTTATTCGTTCTTTATTTTTAAAAAAATATGGAGAAAATATTTCAAATAAAATATCTATTTTATATGGAGGAAGTATTAATAATTTTAATGCAAAAGATTTTTTTTTACAAAAAGATATAGATGGAGGTCTTATAGGAAATTTTTCATTAAATTTAGAAAATTTTTTAAAAATTATTTATTCTTGA
- a CDS encoding nucleotide modification associated domain-containing protein: MNYYSIDFIIKKCRKLFFNKLKDYGLSWKILKNSSIIDQIFIKIIRIKNIQSKGYQKIQEEKITDTYIDIINYLIIILIKIDIFFILNFNKISYNDVIFLYNKKFEKIQNSFHENFKYKIFSINNIIKNILYLKKNKEKISFKKLEKFYWKMLFETIFILKKNF; encoded by the coding sequence ATGAATTATTATTCTATTGATTTTATTATTAAAAAATGTAGAAAATTATTTTTTAATAAATTAAAAGATTATGGTTTATCATGGAAAATTTTAAAAAATTCTTCTATAATAGATCAAATTTTTATTAAAATAATTCGTATAAAAAATATTCAATCAAAAGGATATCAAAAAATACAAGAAGAAAAAATAACTGATACATATATAGATATTATAAATTATCTTATAATTATTTTAATTAAAATAGATATTTTTTTTATTTTAAATTTTAATAAAATATCATATAATGATGTTATTTTTCTTTATAATAAAAAATTTGAAAAAATACAAAATTCTTTTCATGAAAATTTCAAGTATAAAATATTTTCTATTAATAATATTATAAAAAATATTTTATACTTGAAAAAAAATAAAGAAAAAATATCATTTAAAAAATTAGAAAAATTTTATTGGAAAATGTTATTTGAAACTATTTTTATATTAAAAAAAAATTTTTGA
- the folP gene encoding dihydropteroate synthase, translating to MIINCAGSLLSLKEPKIMGIVNLTPDSFYDGGQLDSKNKILKHVENLLNEGSDFIDIGGCSTRPKSKFIPEKEEIKRVIKPIRYIIKNFPKIRISIDTFRSEVARIAVEEGAVIINDISGGNLDKNMFPLLGKLKIPYILNHIKGIPKNMQKNIYYKNNIIIEINNFFSKKIFYLKKNGIQDIILDPGFGFGKTLKQNFQILKYLSLLGFQDHLILIGISRKSMIQHILKISHKKSLNATSIIHTIALLNGSKLLRVHDVKEAIECIKLVQYYKNIY from the coding sequence ATGATAATTAATTGTGCCGGATCTTTATTATCTTTAAAAGAACCAAAAATTATGGGAATAGTTAATTTAACACCTGATTCTTTTTATGATGGTGGACAATTAGATTCTAAAAATAAAATATTAAAGCATGTAGAAAATTTATTAAACGAAGGTTCTGATTTTATAGATATCGGAGGTTGTTCTACTCGTCCAAAATCAAAATTTATACCAGAAAAAGAAGAAATAAAAAGAGTTATAAAACCTATTCGGTATATCATAAAAAATTTTCCTAAAATTAGAATATCTATAGATACTTTTCGTAGTGAAGTAGCAAGAATAGCTGTTGAAGAAGGTGCTGTAATAATAAATGATATATCAGGAGGAAATTTAGATAAAAATATGTTTCCTTTACTTGGGAAACTTAAAATTCCATATATATTAAATCATATAAAAGGAATTCCTAAAAATATGCAAAAAAATATATATTATAAAAATAATATAATTATAGAAATAAATAATTTTTTTTCAAAAAAAATTTTTTATTTAAAAAAAAATGGAATTCAAGACATTATTTTAGATCCTGGATTTGGTTTTGGAAAAACATTAAAACAAAATTTTCAAATATTAAAATATTTATCTTTATTAGGATTTCAAGACCATTTAATTTTAATAGGAATTTCTAGAAAATCTATGATTCAACACATACTAAAAATTTCTCATAAAAAATCATTAAATGCTACTTCAATAATTCATACTATTGCACTATTAAATGGATCAAAATTATTACGTGTACATGATGTCAAAGAAGCTATTGAATGTATTAAATTAGTACAATATTACAAAAATATTTACTAA
- a CDS encoding diadenylate cyclase, whose amino-acid sequence MKISFIDILDIFLVFIILFQVYRLVYSTPALNIFYGIIATFIFWKIVEIYEMKLLSIVISAFFKGGFLALIIVFQPEIRKFLLIVGSKNFFKKFIFSLFFKKSNVSIKTETIDSIVKSCAIFSGDKTGILIVIQLHQDLKEFIQNGDEMDAKVNISILESIFYKNSPLHDGAVIIIGNKIVRTRAILPVSYDKEIPSRLGLRHRAAIGISEKTDAICLVISEETGYISYIKDQKRTIITNINNLKMKLEEDLL is encoded by the coding sequence TTGAAGATCTCTTTCATTGATATTTTAGATATATTTTTAGTATTTATTATTTTATTTCAAGTCTATAGATTAGTTTATAGTACCCCTGCTTTAAACATTTTTTATGGAATCATTGCAACTTTTATTTTCTGGAAAATAGTAGAAATTTATGAAATGAAACTCCTAAGCATAGTTATAAGTGCTTTTTTTAAAGGGGGATTCCTTGCATTAATTATTGTATTTCAACCAGAAATAAGAAAATTTCTTCTCATAGTAGGAAGTAAAAATTTTTTTAAAAAATTTATATTTTCTCTTTTTTTTAAAAAATCAAATGTATCTATAAAAACTGAAACTATAGATAGTATAGTAAAATCTTGCGCCATTTTTTCAGGAGATAAAACAGGTATTTTAATCGTAATTCAATTACATCAAGATTTAAAAGAATTTATTCAAAATGGAGATGAAATGGACGCTAAAGTAAATATTTCTATATTAGAAAGTATTTTTTATAAAAATAGTCCATTACATGATGGAGCTGTAATTATTATAGGAAATAAAATAGTGAGAACAAGAGCAATACTTCCTGTATCTTATGATAAAGAAATTCCATCACGTTTAGGACTACGTCATAGAGCCGCTATTGGTATATCTGAAAAAACAGATGCTATTTGTCTTGTTATTTCAGAAGAAACAGGTTATATATCTTATATTAAAGATCAAAAAAGAACTATTATAACTAATATAAATAATTTAAAAATGAAACTTGAAGAAGATTTACTTTAA